The sequence AAAGAACAGAGTGGCTTATAAAAAATACGGAAGAAATTTATCAGAAAGCAGAACAGTGGAAAGACAAGGAGATAAAAGCAAGTATTTCTCTAACAGATAGAGATTTTGACCGACATGGAACGAGCAATACTTCTTTTTTATTTATGCTAAAGTCATTTTCTCTACGAATAAGTGGAGCAAGAATGATGTTTTGGGGAACAAAAGACGAACTCATAGAAATAGCTACTGATTTTCTTGTAGAAATAACTTTAGAAGAATCTAAAATTACTTTCTTAGAAGATTTGGGTAATAAATGGTATAAAAAAGTGATTTTAGAAAAACAGGAGTAACTTGTTGATAATTTACTAAATCTTATCACAGTTCTTTATGTAGTTCAAACTTTTAGTCTAACGACAAAGATTAAAAAGAATTTATTTCATTTAAAAACTTAGTTTTTGATTTTACAGACTATTCTGGAGGACTGGTGTATAAAATTAACCGTGATAATTTGTACTTTTCAAAATATTTTCATCTTGCAAAATATATTTGGTTAGATTCAAACAAAATGTTTTGTAAATTGTAGTGTACTAATTACAAACTACTCTGATAAGACTATTTATGAAGAATTATCTTCCATTTTTTAAAACAATAGCGCAAAAAATATGGTCTGTTTTCGGTTTTCCAAAAGGAGAATCTAAGCTAATACGCTTCTGTCGTGTGCTTTGGTGGCTTACCATAACAGGACTTTCAAGTATCATTTTATTGTTCGTTGCCATAATTTTCAACTGGTTTGGTTTTTTTGGAGAAATTCCTTCTCTAAAAGCCTTAGAAAATCCTAAAACGCCTATGCCATCGGTGGTTTATACATCAGATAGTGTAGAAGTAGTGCGTTATTATAGCCGAAACAAAACGCCACTCAAGTACGAACAGATAGATTCGATGACTATTTTGGCTCTTCTAGCGACTGAAGATGCTCGTTTTGAAAGGCATTCAGGCATTGATGCAAAAGCTACGTTTTCCATTTTTTGGTATCTTTTGAAAGGAAATAACAGAGGAGGCAGCACCCTAAGTCAGCAACTTGCTAAAAATATGTTTGATACTCGTTCCAAAGAAAATACTGGTAAATTGGCAGGCAAAGGCAAAATCAGTACTATCATAGCAAAGGCAAAAGAATGGGTTATGGCAGTTCGTTTAGAACGTTCTTATACTAAAAAAGAAATCCTTAATATGTATCTGAATGAAGTAGCTTTCGGAAATAATGCCATCGGACTTCATGCAGCAGCAAGAAAATATTTTTCTACTTCCCCTGATAGCTTGGAGGTACATCAGTCGGCTCTGCTTGTGGGACTTTTAAAAGCTCCTTCTACGTACAACCCTCTAAGAAATCCAGAAAAGGCTATCAAAAGAAGAAATACAGTGCTGAATCAGATGGAAAAATATAAATATATTTCTTCAAAAGAAGCGTCCTCTCTGAAAGAGTTACCCTTAGATTTAGATATTTCGTACGAAGTAGCTGAAACAGGAACAAGTACTTATTACAAGAATTTTGTTACACAAAAACTCAAAAAATGGTGTGAGCAAAATGGATATGACCTTTATGCCGATGGGTTGGAAATTTATCTTACCATAGATTCCAAAATTCAAGCTCATGCAGAGGCTGCCATAGCTAGACAAATGCCTATTCTGCAAGATAAATTTTATGAGCAATGGAAAGGTTTAGTTCCGTGGACAAATAGTGATAAAGAACCTATCGAAAATTACATTGAAAATGCTGTTGCTAAAACAGATTATTATAAGTTTTTGGTAGAAAAATATGGAAAACAGAGTGATTCTGTTCAAATTTTATTAGAAAAGCCTAAAAAAATGACTGTCTTTACTTGGGCTACAGAAAACCATAGAACAGATACTACACTCTCTACCATAGATTCGGTAAAATACTACAAGCAAATTTTGAGGTCAGGCTTGGTTTCACTAGACCCCTACACAGGACATATAAAAGCGTGGGTAGGAGGAATCGATTTCGAATATTTTAAATATGACCAAGTACGACAGGCAAAAAGACAACCAGGTTCTACCTTTAAAATGTTTGTCTATGCTGCTGCGATTGATTCATTGAATATGTCACCTTGTGATACTATCTTGGATACAAATCCTATCATCAGATATGAAGAAAATGGAGAGCAAAAAGTTTGGACACCTCATAATGCAGACTGGACAAATACTTACCGATATATGACACTTCGACATGCTATGGGACGCTCTATTAATACGGTTACAGCGAAGCTAACTGAAAAAGTAGGTTGGACAACAGTAGCACACTACGCAAAAAAAATGGGAATAGAATCTAAGTTAGCAGAAGTTCCTTCTATCGGATTAGGTTCTAGTGATGTATCTCTTTTCGAAATGGTGGGGGCATATTCAACCATTATGAATGCTGGAATGTGGCAAGAACCACAAATTTTATGGCACGTAAAAGACAAACACGGTAAAATATTGAAT is a genomic window of Bernardetia sp. containing:
- a CDS encoding transglycosylase domain-containing protein, giving the protein MKNYLPFFKTIAQKIWSVFGFPKGESKLIRFCRVLWWLTITGLSSIILLFVAIIFNWFGFFGEIPSLKALENPKTPMPSVVYTSDSVEVVRYYSRNKTPLKYEQIDSMTILALLATEDARFERHSGIDAKATFSIFWYLLKGNNRGGSTLSQQLAKNMFDTRSKENTGKLAGKGKISTIIAKAKEWVMAVRLERSYTKKEILNMYLNEVAFGNNAIGLHAAARKYFSTSPDSLEVHQSALLVGLLKAPSTYNPLRNPEKAIKRRNTVLNQMEKYKYISSKEASSLKELPLDLDISYEVAETGTSTYYKNFVTQKLKKWCEQNGYDLYADGLEIYLTIDSKIQAHAEAAIARQMPILQDKFYEQWKGLVPWTNSDKEPIENYIENAVAKTDYYKFLVEKYGKQSDSVQILLEKPKKMTVFTWATENHRTDTTLSTIDSVKYYKQILRSGLVSLDPYTGHIKAWVGGIDFEYFKYDQVRQAKRQPGSTFKMFVYAAAIDSLNMSPCDTILDTNPIIRYEENGEQKVWTPHNADWTNTYRYMTLRHAMGRSINTVTAKLTEKVGWTTVAHYAKKMGIESKLAEVPSIGLGSSDVSLFEMVGAYSTIMNAGMWQEPQILWHVKDKHGKILNYFYNDSHRALSKESAWLMSYMLKGGTQEPYGTSLALWSYGVLGNGNDIGGKTGTSSNFADGWYMGVTKDLVTGVWVGGDDKAIRFRTSSVGEGSKTALPIFGVYLKSLYEDKNTGIRRGKFLPPTVEVQRSYYCPTPKYDRYPEKDSTDVEEVIE